Below is a genomic region from Roseovarius arcticus.
TTGCCAAGGAAAATCTAGGGGATAGAGCTTATCTTGCCCTGCGTGCCGCGCTGATGGGCGGGCAGCTGAAACCGGGTGAGAAATTACGATTGCGCCCCATGTCCAAGCGATTCGGCATCAGCGCGACCCCCATGCGCGAAGCATTTCTGCGGCTGGTTTCGCTGGATGCGCTGGCGCTGGACGCGCGCGGCACCGCTATGGTGCCCGAACTGACGCTGGCCGAGCTGATGGAGATCCGCAACATCCGCATTGATCTAGAAGGGCGCGCTGCCGCTGCCGCCGCAACCCATGCGACGGCGGCGCAGATCGACATGCTTGACGATATGCACGCCCGCCTGTCACGCGCCTTTGATGCAGGCGATCACGCGCTGGCGATCGATCTGAACACACAGTTTCACCTGCTGCTCTGCCGTGCGGGCGGGATGCCTATCCTGTTAGAGATCGTCGAAAACTTGTGGGTCCGCTGCGGCCCGCTGCTGTCGCATCTTTATGATGGCGGAAATCCGTTTCACGAGGTTCATCCGCATCTGACGGTCATCGAGGGTCTGCGCGCGCGCGACCCGGAGGCAACACGCGCCGCGATCTGCCACGATATAGAGCATGGCGGTCAGGGCCTGCTACACCATGTCAAAAGTGCGGATACCCGCAGGGAGTTGGAAGACTAACACCTGAGAGCGTCATTGATAGCCAGCCCTGTGGGTAGCGCGTGCCTAAATGATGTCCTGTTGGGGCTAAATTGTTGCACAACCACACTTAATTCGGGAACTCTTGCGTTTTGGCTACTGGCCAAGCGGGATTGCTGCTAAGGCGGTCCGGACATGCATGAGAGCACCTGAATGCAATAAAGGTCGGGAGTGTGAGACGTGCCTACGTTCACAATTGTAGACAAGGACAAGGATCCGCTTGGTCCTAATGAAATCAACGCCGGTGGCACGATCCACGTCAACGACGGCGATGTCTTTGTTTTTGACTCGACGGCGGATTCAAAGACGACGTTCCAATCCGCGAGCGGAAGCGTCACCGATTTCTCTGTCCAGATCAACGACAGCAATCCGAACAAGTTCGACATCGACTTTAAGGATAATCTGAGCCCTACGATTACAATCGCCGACAACGCTGACCTGTCGGATATCAAGATTGATGCCGACAAGGCCGAGTCCGTTCAATTGACGGCTGGGGATAACGTCACGCTGGGCGAATACAAAGGGTCCAAGGATGGCGCGGATACGCTCGTCATTGGTGACGACTTCACCACGTTATCCAAGCTAAAGACCGAAGGCGGCGACGATAGTATTTCTATCGGCGATCGCGCGAATATCGAAGAATTAGACACCGGCAAAGGCAACGACTCGATCACCATCGGCGACGATTTCAATGGCAAGAAGATTAAGACCGACGATGGCGACGACATCATCCGGCTTGGCGCGAATGCCACTCTGGACGAAGTCGATGGTGGCAAGGGTAACGATGTCCTGATCACACAGTCACCGGGTGTCACAGGCAAGAACACCGAGTCAATCAACGTTGTCTGCTTTGCGCGTGGGACATTAATCAGAACCGCGACGGGTGAGCGCCCTGTTGAGGACCTCGTTATCGGTGATTTGGTCCTCACCGCAGACAATGGTTTGCGACCAATCGGTTGGATCGGCGCGCGAGCGCTGTCCCAAACGGACCTGGAACAAAAGGCAGAGCTTCGCCCCATCCGTTTTCGCCAAGGTGCCCTTGGTGAGGGATTGCCTGCCATGGATCTGGTGGTTTCGCCCCAGCACCGAATTCTGTTTCGGTCACGGATTGCAGAGCGCATGTTTGGCAACCGAGAGGTTCTGGTGGCGGCCCGGATGATGTTGGGCCTGCCCGGCGTGGAAATCGTGGAAACCAGCGATGGCGTTACCTATTTCCACTTTATGTTCGATGCCCATGAGGTGGTTTTTGCCAACAGTTCCCCGACCGAGAGCATGTTCGCCGGACCGCAGGCGATCCTTGCCCTTGATGCCAAAGCGAGGGCGGAAATTGCAATGCTCTTTCCTGAGCTTCTGAGTGCTGACACGAAACCTGTCCCCGCGCGCCCGTTTCCCGGCAACGGACGCCTCGCCCGAAAGCTTGTCGACCGACATGTGGCCAACAACCGTTCGGTCGTCGCGTAGACCTTTCCCTATTTTTGCCAAACGGAAGTCCAGACCACTGTGATACGAGGCATCGGGCAACAGTCGCCTTGGGCCGCGCGTAGCCGCCTTTTCAGCAATTGCCATGCAATGCGTGCAGCGCTTGTGGGGTTATTAGCCACACGAAATTGGTATCTGCTTGTTGTCAGAGCTTCACACGTCTCAGCCGCAAGGCATTGGTAATTACTGAAACTGAGGACAGGCTCATCGCCGCGGCAGCGATCATCGGCGACAGAAGAAGCCCGAACACCGGGTAAAGAACGCCTGCGGCAATCGGCACGCCCAATGCGTTGTAGGCGAAGGCGAAAAACAGGTTCTGCTTGATGTTGCGGATGGTTGCACGGGCGAGGATGCGCGCTTTGACGATGCCATTCAAATCACCGCCGAGCAGCGTGATCCCAGCACTCTCTACCGCCACGTCAGCCCCGGTCCCCATCGCAAGGCCCACATCGGCAGCGGCCAGTGCGGGGGCGTCATTGACGCCGTCCCCGGCCATCGCGACCTTGTGTCCCTTAGCATGCAGTTCGTCGACCAGTTTCTTCTTGTCCTCGGGCAGCACGCCCGCGCGAACGTCGTCAATACCAAGCTGCGCGGCCACGGCTTTTGCAGTCCGCTCATTGTCGCCCGTCGCCATAATGACCCGCATCCCAGCCTCGTGCAGCGCGCGGATAGCTTCTGCGGTGCTGTCTTTGATCGGATCGGCAACGGCGACGATGCCGACAATCGCGCCATCCACTGCCACAAACATTGCCGTCTTGCCGTCAATGCGCAGCGCATCGGCCTTTGCTTCGGCCTCGTCTGTGCCAAGCGACAACTCCTGCATCATTGCGCTATTGCCAAGAGCCACGTCGCGTCCATTGACGCGTCCCCGCACGCCCTTGCCAGTGACGGCCTCGAACCCTTCGGTATCGCCCGCCGTGACGCCGCGTTCCTTCGCGCCGTCGACGACAGCCTCTGCAAGCGGATGTTCAGAGCCCTTCTCGAGCGCGGCGGCAAGCGTGAGGATTGCGCTTTCGTCCTCATTTGCCAGCACCACGACATCAGTCAACTTGGGCTTGCCCATTGTGAGCGTGCCGGTCTTGTCGACAATCAGCGTATCAACCCCTGCCATCCGTTCCAGCGCTTCGGCATCCTTGATCAGCACGCCCGCTTGCGCCCCGCGTCCGGCCGCAGTCGTGATCGAGATCGGCGTAGCCAGCCCAAGGGCGCAAGGACAGGCGATGATGAGCACCGAGACAGCCGACGCGATGGCAAAGACCAGCGCGGGTTGCGGTCCCCAGATCAGCCATGCCCCAAACGCCAGAACGGCGATCGCCACGACCGTGGGCACAAAGTAGCCGGCCACACGGTCGGCCATCCCTTGGATCGGCGCCCGCGATCTGCGCGCATTCGATACCATCTCGACGATCTGGCTCAACATGGTATCGGCGCCTACCCGGGCCGCCTCGATCACGAGCGATCCGTTCTTGTTGATGGTGCCGCCAGTTACGCGATCGCCCGGCCCCTTTTCCACCGGCAGCGGCTCGCCTGTGATCAGGCTTTCATCGACGGATGATGTGCCATCGACCACCTCAGCATCCACCGGCACCGCATCGCCCGGCCGCACTCGCAGCCGGTCGCCAACGACGATATTCTCTAGTGGTGCGTCGTATTCCGACCCATCTGGCAATATCCGCCGGGCCGTCTTGGGTGATAGGTCGAGTAGCGCGCGAATTGCATCGCCCGTCCGCTCGCGGGCCCGCAGTTCAAGCACTTGCCCAACGAAAACCAGAGCGATGATCACAACAGCAGCCTCAAAATAGGTGCCGACAGCATCACCCATCCGATAAATCTCGGGAAAGACGCCCGGAAGGAAAGTCGCTACCAGCGAATAAGCATAGGCCGCGCCAACCCCGAGCGAAATCAGCGTCCACATATTCGGCGAACGGTTCAGGATCGATGACCACCCCCGTTTGAAAAAGGGGAGGGCGGCCCAGAGCACAATGGGCGTGGCGAGCACAAATTCGATCCAGACAGCGGTGCGATGCCCGACCCAGTCGCGCACCGGAAAACCGACCATTTCGCCCATCGTCAGGATGATCAGCGGCACGGCTGCCGCCGCGCTGATCCACATACGGCGGGTGAAATCGATCAATTCGCCGCTGGGCTCATCCGAGGGCACCATCGGCTCCAGCGCCATGCCACAAATCGGGCAGTCACCGGGCGCATCGCGCACTATTTCGGGATGCATCGGGCAGGTATATTGTGTCCCGGCAGGGGCGCTGTCCCCCCGATCCGCAGCATTTCCCGAGACATAGTAGAACGGATCAGCATTGAATTTGGTCTCGCATTTCTCAGAGCAGAACCAATAGGTTTCGCCGCCCCCCTCGACATGTCTGCTTTCGGGTTTCATCGCGACGGCCATGCCGCAGACTGGGTCCTTTGCGCTCTCGACCCCATCTGGATTGGTGGATTTCGCGTCGTGGTGGTCGTGTTCCATGGCCTGCCAACTTCCTTCTGATTCGCTTTAGGCTGGGGCATCCAGCGACTGGAAGCTCAAGCCTTTTTTCAGCGATGGTCGCGATTGCCACCCCTTATCGCAGCTCGTGAGAAAAGAACGCGCTCGAACAGAAGCGTCGCCGCTGTTCTCGCCTGTCTCTCACCGCAAGGATGACAAGGGGCGCCAGCGTCAGCGCACTTAGCCCGATGGCCACCCAAGCAGACTGCGCGGGCTCTTCACTGGCGGCTTCACTTCCGCAATGGGCGAGGACGAACCTGGGATAATTTCCGCGGGGGTCGCTAACGCAAAACGCCAGAACTACAGAAGGCTGAGTCCAGTGGCGTAACTTACAAAGTCAAAAGAGAGGAGCGACATCAATCGACTGGCGAAAACTGTCAGGGTTAGGCACGGGGCTGTTTGCGACTGAATAGCCTGTGCTGCGGCCGCAATGATCTCTGCCAGAAGCGTGTTCAGTCTGCGCGATGTGTAAATTCGTTGCGTTGAATACCAGCGTCGTTTCTGCGGGCTTTGCCGAACTCCGAAATCACTGATCCCCAAACGTCAGGAAAATTGGAGACAAGTAACCAGGTACAGGAATGTTGGCGCGTGATTTCAGATTGGTTTTAGCGCGTCTATCAGCGTGCTTGCGATCCGGCCTTCCGCAAGGCTTTGAATGTAGTTTTTACGGCGTTCCACGAAGTCAGCACCAAGAACCACTTCGTTCGCTTGCCTTTGAGCGGCTGTAGATACCTTTCCAGACAGCTTATTCTGCCGAGCCAGTTCCAAATGAGCGCCAGTCTCGTCCTCAACGGAAAGAACTTCGAACCCTCCAGTCCTGAAAACATCGATAAGAGTTTCGCGCGTGTGAAGGTGGCTGCCCTCAACGCTCCGCGCCCAAGGTAAGGGGTAATGCGGATCGCCCGCCAACTGGGTTACCTCGGTCCAAAGCAACCTGCCTCCCGGCTTCAAAACGCGGAAGCATTCGCCTACCACTGCCACCTTGTCCGGTAGGTTCATCCCAACATAGAAGCTGTAGGCGTGGTCAAAAGTATCGGCGGCGAACGGAAGATTTGCGGCGTCGGCCTCAACGAATGTGAGCAGATCGCCGAGGTTACACAAAGTGGAAATTTCTTTCGCCGCCAAAATGAAATCCGGCGTCAGATCGATGCCAGTAATGCGACAGCCAAAAGTGGTTGCAAAGTAGCGAGCCGGTCCGCCGATGCCTGCCCCGATATCCAAAAGGTGGGCATCTTTCGCCGGATGAAGTCTTGCAGCGTGCTCTTGCGTCGCCAGCAATTCTCGGCCGTGCAGTTGGTCAAATGAAAAGACTTGATTTGCCGTCAGCGCTGCGCCCTCGTCATGGGACCGGGGGACTGCGGCAAGGATACGCGCCACGATATCGGTCGCGCCATAGTGCTCTCGAACCGAGAGCGTCATGAAGCGAGACCCTGCCGGGCAGTCGGCTTTTCTTCCTTGGCTCCGGCGAACATCCAGAACATCAGTAGCGTACTCAAAACGACGATTATGGATCCTGGAGGAGCCAGTACCCCTCCACCGCCATTGTCGATGTCATACTTTCCAGCCACCAAGACAACTGCGCCGATTTGGTAGAGTGCGAACTGCGGCATGGCCAATCTGTTTTCCAACAGTGATGGCCAGTTGCGATAAATGAGACCGAATAACACGGAAACTACGAACCCGAGTAAGTTGGCGTGTGCGTGTGAGTTGGAAAACTGCAACTGATCAGTGATGCCAAGATAGACCCCGAACACCATCCCAAGGATCAGCCAAACGAAACCTGCACTTATATAGAGACGATCAATCTTCACGACCTTACACTCCCATTTTAGAAGCTGGCCGCTGGTCACGTATTAAGGAACGTGGTCAGACAGTTTCACAATTGATGCGCTTGATTCAGAATTATGGCAATTCAAATCTTAGGCCAGACTTTATTACAAGATCGACAGCCACACCAATCGGAACCCGCGAAACGTCCACACATGATCACAACAAAGTTGGTCGCCGCAACATGCGCCAATGGCAGCTTTCGGCCGGTGGCCAGCCCGACTTGGATGCCAAAAATAGATCTACCCTGCGGCACATAAGAACGTGATCAGGCCCAGGGCCCGGCTCGTCTCCCGTTCCGCGGGTTGGTCGTACGGCTGCCGGACGTGGGCCGGCTGGCAACGCCGGAGGATTGTCCGCGTTGCGCTGCCATTGCTCGAAGAGCGGCCACGCGGTTCTCGGTCGCAGGATGAGTTGCGAAGAGATTGTCGTGCTTATGCGCGTGCAGCGGATTGATGATGAACATATGAGCTGTCGCCGGGTTGCGCTCGGCCGCGTGATTGTCGATGCGAGCCGCACCTATGGCGATTTTATCCAGTGCCGAAGCCAGCCAGAGCGGCTGGCCGCATATCTCTGCTCCGGCCTTATCTGCCGCATATTCCCGCGTCCTGCTGATCGCCATCTGCACCAGTGCCGCCGCCATAGGTGCAAGAAACATCATGAGCAATGTACCAATCAGTCCCAGCCGCTCCCGCGATTCGCCAAAGAAAAGCGCGAAGTTGGCCAGCATCGAAATCGCACCGGCGAAGGTTGCTGTGACGGTCATGATCGCGGTGTCGTGGTTGCGGATGTGTGCCAATTCGTGGGCGATCACACCCGCCAGCTCTTCACGTGTCAGGCTACGCAGCAAGCCGGAGGTTACCGCAACGGCCGCGTTCGCTGGGTTGCGGCCGGTGGCGAATGCATTCGGCTGCGGTGTGTCGATCAAATAAACCTTCGGGGTTGGCATGTTTGCTTTCCGCGCAAGCTCGGCGGTTAGGGCATGAAGACCCATCCGATCGCCCGGTGGCGCCGGTTGAGCGTTGTGCATACGCAGGACCATGCGATCAGAGTTCCACCAAGTAAAAGCGTTCATTGCCGCTGCGAAAACAAGCGCGATCACCGCACCGCCCGAGCCGCCGATCAGGTAGCCCACGCCCATAAAAAGCGCGGTCATCGCGGCCATCAGCATGGCTGTCTTTACATAGCCCATTTTGGTCTCCCGTACGCCTCATTGAGGTAACGATGGAAATATGGGGAGGGTTTCGACCTGTGCAAGCATGTGCGGTCAACGCATCGCGAACCGGAGGTTCGAGGAGACGTAGTTTTATGGCCGGTTGGTGCCGGTTATGTCAGAGGGATTCAGGGCCCTAGGCTACATGCTGCGTTGGCGCAGGGCCGCGCCGCCCCCATTCCAGCCATCCGGTAGGCCGCTCTCCATGTCTTGGTAACGGCTGGAATCAGCTCTTGTGTGCCGAAATCAACAGCATCATCGGCCGCTCCAGTTCTTCGGCCAGATCTGGAAATTCGGCAATCTGCTCAGGCGTCGGCGCAAACTCAATCATCCGGCGCAACTCGAACCCTGATCCGATCAGCGTATTGATTGTGATTGCCAAAGTCCGATGGTGCTTCACCACGCCCTTGGCGAACCAGTCCGTGTGGCGTTCGCCCACAATGGAATAGCCGTTAACCGTCCAAGTCTTCTGACCGTCTTCATCCATCGTCCAATGCGGATGGGAGGCTGCCATAAAGATCGGATGTTCGATCGTGAAGACCAGGTCGCCGCCCGGCACCAATGCCGCATGCATCATGCGGACCAGCCGCTCAAAATTACGTACATAATGGAAGGTCAAAGCGCTGTAGACCAGATCGGAAGCCGCCTCAGGCAATTCAAGGGTTTCCAGATCGGCAATCCGGTAGTCGATACAAGCATCCATGGTTTCGTCTCTCGCGCGCTCGATCATGTTGCGTGACAGATCGAACCCCAGAACCGAGGCCGCGCCCTGTTCGCGGAACCAGCGGGACGCCCAACCGAAACCACAGCCGAGGTCGACCACCCTCTTGCCACTCAGGTCTGGCAGCAGGGCACGGATCGCAGGCCATTCCGGCGCGCCTTCTAGTCCTTTCACCTGCCGGGGAAGTCGGCTGTAGCCCGCGAAGAAATCGGGATTGTCGTAGATATTCTGTGCCATCTTTGTCTCCTGAGAAATGGGAGGGCAAGGCACGTTTTCCGCGCCAAACAACCGAGTTTAGAACGGCGAGACCGAGGCGGCAATCAGCGTGGTCAGATCGCGTGATCGGCATTTCCCTCTCACCCATTCGGGATTTTTCAACAAGGGTGCCGGAGAAGTCAAATTCCTTGAGTTGTCGCAACAGCATCAGACTGACGTTGAAGTGGCCAGAATGCTGCACCATGCACCAACGGCTGCAATGGTGGCGATCTATGTCTGGAGTAGGCCTCTCACGTCGATCAGACGGTTGGGATAATCAGAAGGCTTGCCGCGTCGTCGCATGTCCGCACTGAGCCCATTTTGACCGATGCTGCACGTTGCATGAATGTCTGCTCTACGACGGTGATCCACTTGCCATTCCAACAATCATTGCACCGAGTGCAACAAGATGGACCAGCATCAGGGCTTTGTCGTTCCACATGGCACCGACAGCAAACCACCCCAACACACCGATCAGAAACAGGTATAGGTTCCATGGTGTGCATCCGAACCCTGCCGCGGTGTAGCCCATGATCTGGATGATTGACGCGGACCATTTGACCACAAAAACCATGCTGTCAAATCGTGGGCGCGCGACGATAGCATCAGACGGCACGGGTCAATCCCCCGTCAATACGCAGGTTTTGGCCAGTGATGTAGCCGCCATCTTCGGAGGCGAGCAACGAAATCACCGAGGACACTTCTTGCGCTCGCCCATAGCGCCCCATCGGAATGCGCGCGCGGCGATCTTCGGTTTCGGGGAGACTGTCGATGAAGCCCGGTAATACGTTGTTCATGCGGATATTGTCAGCCGCATATTTATCGGAATAAAGCTTGGTGAAAGCGGCAAGACCCGCCCGGAAGACGCCCGAGGTCGGAAACAGTGGGTCAGGCTCAAACGCCGCAAAAGTTGAGATA
It encodes:
- a CDS encoding Hint domain-containing protein, which produces MPTFTIVDKDKDPLGPNEINAGGTIHVNDGDVFVFDSTADSKTTFQSASGSVTDFSVQINDSNPNKFDIDFKDNLSPTITIADNADLSDIKIDADKAESVQLTAGDNVTLGEYKGSKDGADTLVIGDDFTTLSKLKTEGGDDSISIGDRANIEELDTGKGNDSITIGDDFNGKKIKTDDGDDIIRLGANATLDEVDGGKGNDVLITQSPGVTGKNTESINVVCFARGTLIRTATGERPVEDLVIGDLVLTADNGLRPIGWIGARALSQTDLEQKAELRPIRFRQGALGEGLPAMDLVVSPQHRILFRSRIAERMFGNREVLVAARMMLGLPGVEIVETSDGVTYFHFMFDAHEVVFANSSPTESMFAGPQAILALDAKARAEIAMLFPELLSADTKPVPARPFPGNGRLARKLVDRHVANNRSVVA
- a CDS encoding DUF6552 family protein, with product MPSDAIVARPRFDSMVFVVKWSASIIQIMGYTAAGFGCTPWNLYLFLIGVLGWFAVGAMWNDKALMLVHLVALGAMIVGMASGSPS
- a CDS encoding class I SAM-dependent methyltransferase, encoding MARILAAVPRSHDEGAALTANQVFSFDQLHGRELLATQEHAARLHPAKDAHLLDIGAGIGGPARYFATTFGCRITGIDLTPDFILAAKEISTLCNLGDLLTFVEADAANLPFAADTFDHAYSFYVGMNLPDKVAVVGECFRVLKPGGRLLWTEVTQLAGDPHYPLPWARSVEGSHLHTRETLIDVFRTGGFEVLSVEDETGAHLELARQNKLSGKVSTAAQRQANEVVLGADFVERRKNYIQSLAEGRIASTLIDALKPI
- a CDS encoding heavy metal translocating P-type ATPase gives rise to the protein MEHDHHDAKSTNPDGVESAKDPVCGMAVAMKPESRHVEGGGETYWFCSEKCETKFNADPFYYVSGNAADRGDSAPAGTQYTCPMHPEIVRDAPGDCPICGMALEPMVPSDEPSGELIDFTRRMWISAAAAVPLIILTMGEMVGFPVRDWVGHRTAVWIEFVLATPIVLWAALPFFKRGWSSILNRSPNMWTLISLGVGAAYAYSLVATFLPGVFPEIYRMGDAVGTYFEAAVVIIALVFVGQVLELRARERTGDAIRALLDLSPKTARRILPDGSEYDAPLENIVVGDRLRVRPGDAVPVDAEVVDGTSSVDESLITGEPLPVEKGPGDRVTGGTINKNGSLVIEAARVGADTMLSQIVEMVSNARRSRAPIQGMADRVAGYFVPTVVAIAVLAFGAWLIWGPQPALVFAIASAVSVLIIACPCALGLATPISITTAAGRGAQAGVLIKDAEALERMAGVDTLIVDKTGTLTMGKPKLTDVVVLANEDESAILTLAAALEKGSEHPLAEAVVDGAKERGVTAGDTEGFEAVTGKGVRGRVNGRDVALGNSAMMQELSLGTDEAEAKADALRIDGKTAMFVAVDGAIVGIVAVADPIKDSTAEAIRALHEAGMRVIMATGDNERTAKAVAAQLGIDDVRAGVLPEDKKKLVDELHAKGHKVAMAGDGVNDAPALAAADVGLAMGTGADVAVESAGITLLGGDLNGIVKARILARATIRNIKQNLFFAFAYNALGVPIAAGVLYPVFGLLLSPMIAAAAMSLSSVSVITNALRLRRVKL
- the htpX gene encoding zinc metalloprotease HtpX, which codes for MGYVKTAMLMAAMTALFMGVGYLIGGSGGAVIALVFAAAMNAFTWWNSDRMVLRMHNAQPAPPGDRMGLHALTAELARKANMPTPKVYLIDTPQPNAFATGRNPANAAVAVTSGLLRSLTREELAGVIAHELAHIRNHDTAIMTVTATFAGAISMLANFALFFGESRERLGLIGTLLMMFLAPMAAALVQMAISRTREYAADKAGAEICGQPLWLASALDKIAIGAARIDNHAAERNPATAHMFIINPLHAHKHDNLFATHPATENRVAALRAMAAQRGQSSGVASRPTSGSRTTNPRNGRRAGPWA
- a CDS encoding GntR family transcriptional regulator; amino-acid sequence: MSTRSLKNDISGGDTHAWAIPIAKENLGDRAYLALRAALMGGQLKPGEKLRLRPMSKRFGISATPMREAFLRLVSLDALALDARGTAMVPELTLAELMEIRNIRIDLEGRAAAAAATHATAAQIDMLDDMHARLSRAFDAGDHALAIDLNTQFHLLLCRAGGMPILLEIVENLWVRCGPLLSHLYDGGNPFHEVHPHLTVIEGLRARDPEATRAAICHDIEHGGQGLLHHVKSADTRRELED
- a CDS encoding class I SAM-dependent methyltransferase, with translation MAQNIYDNPDFFAGYSRLPRQVKGLEGAPEWPAIRALLPDLSGKRVVDLGCGFGWASRWFREQGAASVLGFDLSRNMIERARDETMDACIDYRIADLETLELPEAASDLVYSALTFHYVRNFERLVRMMHAALVPGGDLVFTIEHPIFMAASHPHWTMDEDGQKTWTVNGYSIVGERHTDWFAKGVVKHHRTLAITINTLIGSGFELRRMIEFAPTPEQIAEFPDLAEELERPMMLLISAHKS